A genome region from Conger conger chromosome 16, fConCon1.1, whole genome shotgun sequence includes the following:
- the LOC133114291 gene encoding large ribosomal subunit protein uL3 isoform X1 has translation MSHRKFSAPRHGSLGFLPRKRSRRHRGKAKSFPRDDPTKPVHLTAFLGYKAGMTHIVREVDRPGSKVNKKEVVEAVTIVETPPMVVVGVVGYVQTPRGLRSFKTIFAEHISDECKRRFYKNWYKSKKKAFTKYCKKWQDDEGKKQLEKDFASMKKYCQVIRIIAHTQMRLLPLRQKKSHLMEVQLNGGSIADKVDWAREKLEQSVPITNVFTQDEMIDVIGVTKGHGYKGVTSRWHTKKLPRKTHRGLRKVACIGAWHPARVAFSVARAGQKGYHHRTEINKKIYKIGQGYHTKDGKVVKNNASTEYDISNKSITPLGGFVHYGEVRNDFVMLKGCVVGVKKRVLTLRKSLLVQSSRRALEKIDLKFIDTTSKFGHGRFQTVEEKKAFMGPLKKDRIAKEETA, from the exons GTCCCATCGTAAGTTTTCGGCTCCCCGGCACGGGTCTCTGGGCTTCCTGCCCCGCAAGAGGAGCCGACGCCATCGCGGAAAGGCGAAGAGCTTCCCCCGCGATGACCCTACAAAGCCCGTTCATCTTACCGCCTTCCTGGGCTACAAGGCCGGCATGACCCACATCGTGCGTGAGGTCGACAGACCAGGATCTA AGGTGAACAAGAAGGAAGTGGTTGAGGCGGTGACCATTGTTGAGACCCCTCCCATGGTCGTGGTGGGCGTGGTCGGCTACGTCCAGACCCCCCGTGGCCTCCGCTCCTTCAAGACCATCTTCGCCGAGCACATCAGCGATGAGTGCAAGCGCCGCTTCTACAAGAACTG GTACAAGTCCAAAAAGAAGGCCTTCACCAAGTACTGCAAGAAGTGGCAGGACGACGAGGGCAAGAAGCAGCTGGAGAAGGACTTCGCCTCCATGAAGAAGTACTGCCAGGTCATCCGCATCATCGCGCACACCCAG atgCGTCTGCTGCCGCTCCGGCAGAAGAAGTCCCACCTGATGGAGGTGCAGCTGAACGGCGGCTCCATCGCCGACAAGGTGGACTGGGCGCGCGAGAAGCTGGAGCAGTCCGTGCCCATCACCAACGTCTTCACCCAGGACGAGATGATCGACGTCATCGGCGTCACCAAGGGCCACGGCTACAAAG gTGTCACCAGCCGTTGGCACACCAAGAAGCTGCCGCGTAAGACCCATCGTGGTCTGCGCAAGGTGGCCTGCATCGGCGCCTGGCATCCCGCCCGCGTCGCCTTCTCCGTCGCCCGCGCCGGTCAGAAGGGCTACCACCACCGCACGGAGATCAACAAGAAG ATCTACAAGATCGGCCAGGGTTACCACACCAAGGACGGGAAGGTGGTGAAGAACAACGCCTCCACGGAGTACGACATCTCCAACAAGAGCATCACCCCCCTG GGTGGCTTCGTGCACTACGGTGAGGTGAGGAACGACTTCGTCATGCTGAAGGGCTGCGTGGTGGGAGTGAAGAAGAGGGTGCTGACCCTGCGCAAG tCCCTGCTTGTGCAGTCGAGCCGTCGCGCCCTGGAGAAGATCGACCTCAAGTTCATCGACACCACCTCCAAGTTCGGTCACGGGCGCTTCCAGACCGTGGAGGAGAAGAAGGCCTTCATG GGACCACTCAAGAAGGACCGTATCGCCAAGGAAGAGACTGCATAA
- the LOC133114291 gene encoding large ribosomal subunit protein uL3 isoform X3 produces MSHRKFSAPRHGSLGFLPRKRSRRHRGKAKSFPRDDPTKPVHLTAFLGYKAGMTHIVREVDRPGSKVNKKEVVEAVTIVETPPMVVVGVVGYVQTPRGLRSFKTIFAEHISDECKRRFYKNWYKSKKKAFTKYCKKWQDDEGKKQLEKDFASMKKYCQVIRIIAHTQMRLLPLRQKKSHLMEVQLNGGSIADKVDWAREKLEQSVPITNVFTQDEMIDVIGVTKGHGYKGVTSRWHTKKLPRKTHRGLRKVACIGAWHPARVAFSVARAGQKGYHHRTEINKKIYKIGQGYHTKDGKVVKNNASTEYDISNKSITPLGGFVHYGEVRNDFVMLKGCVVGVKKRVLTLRKSLLVQSSRRALEKIDLKFIDTTSKFGHGRFQTVEEKKAFMGPLKKDRIAKEETA; encoded by the exons ATG TCCCATCGTAAGTTTTCGGCTCCCCGGCACGGGTCTCTGGGCTTCCTGCCCCGCAAGAGGAGCCGACGCCATCGCGGAAAGGCGAAGAGCTTCCCCCGCGATGACCCTACAAAGCCCGTTCATCTTACCGCCTTCCTGGGCTACAAGGCCGGCATGACCCACATCGTGCGTGAGGTCGACAGACCAGGATCTA AGGTGAACAAGAAGGAAGTGGTTGAGGCGGTGACCATTGTTGAGACCCCTCCCATGGTCGTGGTGGGCGTGGTCGGCTACGTCCAGACCCCCCGTGGCCTCCGCTCCTTCAAGACCATCTTCGCCGAGCACATCAGCGATGAGTGCAAGCGCCGCTTCTACAAGAACTG GTACAAGTCCAAAAAGAAGGCCTTCACCAAGTACTGCAAGAAGTGGCAGGACGACGAGGGCAAGAAGCAGCTGGAGAAGGACTTCGCCTCCATGAAGAAGTACTGCCAGGTCATCCGCATCATCGCGCACACCCAG atgCGTCTGCTGCCGCTCCGGCAGAAGAAGTCCCACCTGATGGAGGTGCAGCTGAACGGCGGCTCCATCGCCGACAAGGTGGACTGGGCGCGCGAGAAGCTGGAGCAGTCCGTGCCCATCACCAACGTCTTCACCCAGGACGAGATGATCGACGTCATCGGCGTCACCAAGGGCCACGGCTACAAAG gTGTCACCAGCCGTTGGCACACCAAGAAGCTGCCGCGTAAGACCCATCGTGGTCTGCGCAAGGTGGCCTGCATCGGCGCCTGGCATCCCGCCCGCGTCGCCTTCTCCGTCGCCCGCGCCGGTCAGAAGGGCTACCACCACCGCACGGAGATCAACAAGAAG ATCTACAAGATCGGCCAGGGTTACCACACCAAGGACGGGAAGGTGGTGAAGAACAACGCCTCCACGGAGTACGACATCTCCAACAAGAGCATCACCCCCCTG GGTGGCTTCGTGCACTACGGTGAGGTGAGGAACGACTTCGTCATGCTGAAGGGCTGCGTGGTGGGAGTGAAGAAGAGGGTGCTGACCCTGCGCAAG tCCCTGCTTGTGCAGTCGAGCCGTCGCGCCCTGGAGAAGATCGACCTCAAGTTCATCGACACCACCTCCAAGTTCGGTCACGGGCGCTTCCAGACCGTGGAGGAGAAGAAGGCCTTCATG GGACCACTCAAGAAGGACCGTATCGCCAAGGAAGAGACTGCATAA
- the LOC133114291 gene encoding large ribosomal subunit protein uL3 isoform X2, translated as MSHRKFSAPRHGSLGFLPRKRSRRHRGKAKSFPRDDPTKPVHLTAFLGYKAGMTHIVREVDRPGSKVNKKEVVEAVTIVETPPMVVVGVVGYVQTPRGLRSFKTIFAEHISDECKRRFYKNWYKSKKKAFTKYCKKWQDDEGKKQLEKDFASMKKYCQVIRIIAHTQMRLLPLRQKKSHLMEVQLNGGSIADKVDWAREKLEQSVPITNVFTQDEMIDVIGVTKGHGYKGVTSRWHTKKLPRKTHRGLRKVACIGAWHPARVAFSVARAGQKGYHHRTEINKKIYKIGQGYHTKDGKVVKNNASTEYDISNKSITPLGGFVHYGEVRNDFVMLKGCVVGVKKRVLTLRKSLLVQSSRRALEKIDLKFIDTTSKFGHGRFQTVEEKKAFMGPLKKDRIAKEETA; from the exons TCCCATCGTAAGTTTTCGGCTCCCCGGCACGGGTCTCTGGGCTTCCTGCCCCGCAAGAGGAGCCGACGCCATCGCGGAAAGGCGAAGAGCTTCCCCCGCGATGACCCTACAAAGCCCGTTCATCTTACCGCCTTCCTGGGCTACAAGGCCGGCATGACCCACATCGTGCGTGAGGTCGACAGACCAGGATCTA AGGTGAACAAGAAGGAAGTGGTTGAGGCGGTGACCATTGTTGAGACCCCTCCCATGGTCGTGGTGGGCGTGGTCGGCTACGTCCAGACCCCCCGTGGCCTCCGCTCCTTCAAGACCATCTTCGCCGAGCACATCAGCGATGAGTGCAAGCGCCGCTTCTACAAGAACTG GTACAAGTCCAAAAAGAAGGCCTTCACCAAGTACTGCAAGAAGTGGCAGGACGACGAGGGCAAGAAGCAGCTGGAGAAGGACTTCGCCTCCATGAAGAAGTACTGCCAGGTCATCCGCATCATCGCGCACACCCAG atgCGTCTGCTGCCGCTCCGGCAGAAGAAGTCCCACCTGATGGAGGTGCAGCTGAACGGCGGCTCCATCGCCGACAAGGTGGACTGGGCGCGCGAGAAGCTGGAGCAGTCCGTGCCCATCACCAACGTCTTCACCCAGGACGAGATGATCGACGTCATCGGCGTCACCAAGGGCCACGGCTACAAAG gTGTCACCAGCCGTTGGCACACCAAGAAGCTGCCGCGTAAGACCCATCGTGGTCTGCGCAAGGTGGCCTGCATCGGCGCCTGGCATCCCGCCCGCGTCGCCTTCTCCGTCGCCCGCGCCGGTCAGAAGGGCTACCACCACCGCACGGAGATCAACAAGAAG ATCTACAAGATCGGCCAGGGTTACCACACCAAGGACGGGAAGGTGGTGAAGAACAACGCCTCCACGGAGTACGACATCTCCAACAAGAGCATCACCCCCCTG GGTGGCTTCGTGCACTACGGTGAGGTGAGGAACGACTTCGTCATGCTGAAGGGCTGCGTGGTGGGAGTGAAGAAGAGGGTGCTGACCCTGCGCAAG tCCCTGCTTGTGCAGTCGAGCCGTCGCGCCCTGGAGAAGATCGACCTCAAGTTCATCGACACCACCTCCAAGTTCGGTCACGGGCGCTTCCAGACCGTGGAGGAGAAGAAGGCCTTCATG GGACCACTCAAGAAGGACCGTATCGCCAAGGAAGAGACTGCATAA